The Thermus filiformis genome includes the window ACCAAAACCGAAGTTGTGACAGAACGCGTTTCCTATGTTGATGTTATTAAGCTCCGGTATCGCGACAAAAATTACTTAGATGATGAACACGAAGTGATTGCGAAGGTGCTTCAGCAGCCGAACTGCCTTGAAGTGACCATTTCTCCGAACGGAAACAAAGTGGTTGTACAGGCGGAAAGGGAATTTTTGTCAGAGGTTGTCGGCGAGACGAAGGTCGTCGTTGAGGTCAATTCTGATTGGACGGAAAGCGATGA containing:
- the cotE gene encoding outer spore coat protein CotE — its product is SPSQKPTSILGGWIINHKYDAEKIGKTVEIEGTYDINVWYSYADNTKTEVVTERVSYVDVIKLRYRDKNYLDDEHEVIAKVLQQPNCLEVTISPNGNKVVVQAEREFLSEVVGETKVVVEVNSDWTESDEEEAWEEELDEELEDINPEFLVGDPEE